A single Lactuca sativa cultivar Salinas chromosome 8, Lsat_Salinas_v11, whole genome shotgun sequence DNA region contains:
- the LOC111902332 gene encoding auxin efflux carrier component 2, whose protein sequence is MITGKDIYDVLAAIVPLYVAMMLAYGSVRWWKIFTPDQCSGINRFVAVFAVPLLSFHFISSNNPYEMNYHFIAADSLQKIVMLSALFVWQWLSKSGSLEWMITLFSLSTLPNTLVMGIPLLKAMYGDFSGSLMVQIVVLQSVIWYTLMLFMFEYRGAKLLITEQFPETAGSITSFHVESDVVSLNGREPLQTDAEIGDDGKLHVVVRRSSTASSRSVISSYNKSHNVTGITPRASNLTGVEIYSVQSSRGPTPRASSFNQSDFYAMFSKATSPKHGYTSSFGGGDIFSMQSSKGPTPRTSNFEEEMLRMGKKRTGGRSMSGELFNNNSANNNNGHVVSSYPPPIPNPTFSLASTSSTAAGGGASGPKKKEIGAPPPNNSKELHMFVWSSTASPVSEGNMKHAVNKAAAEFGAIDASKAITTPENASPMTKTYGEQKEIDIDEAKQRISGSPPFKKFGNDEADQNKNHRMPPASVMTRLILIMVWRKLIRNPNTYSSLLGLIWSLVSFRWDIKMPTIVSGSIAILSDAGLGMAMFSLGLFMALQPKIIACGQRVATFSMAVRFLTGPAVMAATSIAIGLRGVLLHVAIVQAALPQGIVPFVFAKEYNVHADILSTAVIFGMLIALPITILYYVLLGV, encoded by the exons ATGATCACTGGAAAGGACATTTACGATGTTCTCGCAGCCATTGTGCCACTGTATGTAGCCATGATGCTAGCTTATGGCTCCGTGCGGTGGTGGAAAATCTTCACGCCGGATCAGTGCTCCGGCATTAACAGATTTGTCGCCGTTTTTGCTGTTCCATTGCTTTCTTTCCACTTTATTTCTTCCAATAATCCTTACGAGATGAACTACCATTTCATAGCCGCGGATTCACTTCAAAAGATCGTTATGCTATCTGCTTTGTTCGTCTGGCAATGGCTGAGTAAAAGTGGTAGCCTGGAGTGGATGATCACCTTGTTCTCTCTTTCAACACTTCCAAACACTTTGGTTATGGGCATCCCGTTGCTCAAGGCCATGTATGGCGATTTCTCCGGTTCCCTTATGGTGCAAATCGTGGTGTTACAGAGTGTCATATGGTACACGCTTATGTTGTTCATGTTCGAATACAGAGGTGCGAAGCTTCTCATAACTGAGCAGTTCCCGGAAACCGCCGGTTCAATTACGTCTTTCCATGTTGAATCCGATGTTGTGTCGTTGAACGGCCGTGAGCCGTTACAGACTGACGCCGAGATAGGCGACGACGGGAAGCTTCACGTGGTGGTCAGGAGGTCTTCCACCGCCTCCTCACGATCTGTGATCTCCTCTTACAATAAGTCCCATAATGTCACCGGTATAACACCGAGGGCCTCGAATCTCACCGGAGTTGAGATCTATTCCGTTCAGTCGTCTAGGGGTCCGACACCGAGGGCATCCAGTTTCAACCAATCAGACTTTTACGCTATGTTTAGTAAAGCCACAAGCCCTAAACACGGGTACACTAGTAGCTTCGGAGGTGGGGACATTTTCTCGATGCAGTCCTCAAAAGGTCCGACACCAAGAACATCAAATTTCGAAGAAGAAATGTTGAGGATGGGGAAGAAGAGAACAGGAGGGAGGAGTATGAGTGGTGAACTTTTCAATAATAACAGTGCTAATAACAACAATGGTCATGTAGTTTCTTCTTACCCACCTCCCATTCCAAACCCTACCTTTTCATTAGCCTCCACCAGTAGTACTGCCGCCGGTGGTGGCGCCAGCGGTCCCAAGAAGAAAGAAATCGGTGCACCACCGCCCAATAACAGTAAGGAGCTTCACATGTTTGTATGGAGCTCAACAGCATCTCCTGTTTCAGAAGGTAACATGAAACATGCAGTTAACAAGGCTGCTGCTGAGTTTGGAGCCATTGATGCTTCAAAAGCTATAACTACACCAG AAAATGCAAGTCCTATGACAAAAACCTACGGGGAACAGAAAGAGATCGATATAGACGAAGCAAAACAACGAATAAGCGGATCACCTCCATTCAAGAAATTTGGAAACGACGAAGCTGATCAGAACAAGAACCACCGTATGCCGCCGGCGAGTGTCATGACAAGGCTGATTCTGATAATGGTTTGGCGAAAGCTTATTCGAAACCCCAACACGTATTCCAGCCTCTTGGGTCTCATTTGGTCTCTAGTTTCCTTCAG GTGGGATATTAAAATGCCAACCATTGTAAGTGGATCAATAGCAATTTTATCCGATGCAGGTCTAGGAATGGCGATGTTTAGCCTAG GGTTATTTATGGCATTACAACCTAAAATTATAGCATGTGGGCAACGAGTGGCGACCTTTTCAATGGCAGTGAGGTTCTTAACTGGGCCAGCAGTGATGGCTGCTACTTCCATTGCCATCGGTCTTCGTGGTGTTCTTCTTCATGTAGCCATCGTTCAG GCAGCATTGCCACAAGGAATTGTGCCGTTTGTTTTTGCGAAGGAGTACAACGTACATGCCGATATTCTTAGTACTGC ggttatttttgggatgttgatTGCTTTGCCAATAACAATACTCTACTATGTGCTGCTTGGAGTGTAA